CAGCAAGACTCAGCTGATGGACCAAGGGGTCAATACATGCACAGATTTCAGCCTTACTGTTGATGATGCCATGCACCTTATAAAGCATTCATGGGAATGAATGACAGATAACAGGATAAATGATTGCTCTTGTCATGCTAACATCAGATTAAGGTTGTAGCCAGGTGTCCTCAAGCAATCACAGTTTTAGTTTAATGCATTGTTAACAGCCATTAGTTAGTGTCAAATGTAATTGTGTTTCACATTTTCAAAGGCACATGACTTGTTCTTTTATGCTGATTTTGTAAATTTGGCTGATTATCTTGACTTTATTGCAGGCTACTATTGAAGCTATCTTTGAAAGAATCGGAATCTTCAGTGAGACATAATCAATGTCTGTCATTTATGGGCCGCAAGTTGGATGATTTGCCCCTGATGACCAGAAGTCAGCGTGTATGAGAGCCTGTCTATTCGCCAGTGTTAAACGCGCACATAAGAGCTAGATCTTGGAGAACCTGCAGGAAGGAGAAACCTCACCCATGGTAGGTTAGTATTTAAAGCTGAAGTCTcttgcatttaaacaaacagGGTGTTTAATACTTTTACCCGCAGGGTACAAGTGTACAAGCGATGCCATCCAGGATgttttccactcaataacttaagaatcTTTTGCccaatcatcacaaaatttggtcaaaatgtgtattggcataatatcttTGACAAGTTTGATAATCAGCCATATTGCTTAAGTCACTTGTcatattgcaaccaaacttggtatattgaaggagtttatagagacctttcatgggattgtgtttggggctcTAAGATTCAtggtcaagatcaaggtcactgtttctaaaaattgaaaaatggttagtactgaataacttaaagatgatgttatcacgtgatattaccgaggtaggtgtacaacttaattatgtcacacgattagagtaagcctttgtagctcagtgagtgcGACCCTGgactacaattttggcgacacaggtTAGAACCCGGtttccgacacaattttttttttacattttggtactttttttacaattatgatatcaaagcgtaacacattctattagataattgtcctgagattagttacagaattatttttttcgggGTGCCAATACTTGAGAAAGCCCCtttaagtaagggttgacatattgtgaccaaacttggtatataggaagagatTATGGAGACCTTTCTTTTGATTGTGTTTGgagcccctagggtcaaggttactgttattaaaaatagataacAGTGTGGTACTTaaaatatctttagttagggttgacctATTGTGACCAAATTTGATATGTAGGATGAGTTTATGAAAGACTTCCATGTGATTGTgttttgggtccctagggtcaaggtcaaggtcactgttagcaaatgagaaaaaaacagttgaaactgaatctcacaacaaaTCTTAAGTTCTgttaattattgaaaacctCGTTTTGTCACATCATGGCGTTCTTTgtctactttttatttttacttttttaattgctttatcAGGCACGTATAACATTAGTGTATTCATTTCTTAGACAAAGCGGCATAGTCGAGCCTGCTGTCCTACACAGTTCTTGTTTGAACGTATTCTTGTAGTTTTTTGTTGTCATCTATGTCTTAATTGTATCATACTTTAATCTTTTGCCAATCTTAACAATATTAGAATGAAACTTGTGATCAACGACCATCCACTTGTGTGTGGTAGGGCCCATCgcttaaaacacttcaatggTAATATTCACTGATACGAGAATTATGTAATAAGGAGACAAGTAGTGCGCTGAGGTTCCTTTATTGAacacataacaaacattaaaacatataaattatttagctatgtatatacataaggcacaatgtacacaatgatctctcgctgtcatatacatgtacataatgctatATTGTGTCTCTATTATgacatgaaacatgaatatttatttatatgatcattggtgatttatttgaccatttgattacttacatgcatataattctctatttgtaaatgtatagtctattgtatttgttaataaactaaaaaactaaaaactataaaaatacagaaaacattTGACCTTAAaccatcaaataaaaataaaaatgtttgccAGTAAGAGGACGACATTTACCCATTTATGactaaatacacaaacattcacattaataccatgtattttaatactatttgtgacaggtttttttttaaatgcttaagtataattgtatgaaatggtgtaaaaatcattattaataaaaggtcttaaaccaaaaaaaattaaattcttATGTCATAAATACTGGTTTGTGTTTGAAACTGGTTGccttattgaaaatattttttgatttcaattttacCATTGTCAGTCATTTGATTAGAATGTATAAAGCcctattgaaaataaattttaatttcaattttaccaGTGTCAGTCAATTGATAAGAATGTATAAGTCTTCTTCAAacgaagttttttttttccaaatgtgaCTTCACGgccactaaacgccagctccaccattTAACGGGGGTGCAAAGAGAAGGAGCTGTCAACATttccgtggtgcagctgtgccCTGTGTTTacttcaacatattttatttgataattgtattaaacagatatatttcaaaaatatattttgctgcAGATTGGCTATGATttcatttcagtattttttctCCCGAATTGGACtggtgcatattttgagatctgctgGCATTTCAAGTATACTTCGTTGCTTACATGCACCGTAAGAAAATTCTGGTGCATGCAAATATAACTGCTATGTTTAGTACTTATAccagaacacaacaaaactaattaGCACTTCTtaaaacggaaatatgcaaattataatAAAGGTGGTGGCACTGTTGCTCTTGTGATGGCattgtcgagtagtggtggcgctgtcgagtctGTCTTGCGCCCGAAGTTACATAAAGATTTTTACTTGTAACACGTATCTTTTTGCAAGATTAGTGTTCATAGGAGCTGCATGCCTTAGTTAAAGCCATGCACCGAAAAATACCCCTAGCATTTGTGGCATGCCtctaaattcattaaaatatatttattttctttatattgtcAGGATTTCTTCAATGCACTCTTTTCAGGGTTGGATCCAGAATTTTACATGGGGGGGGTGTAACTCAGGGTGTACCCCTTTGACCTGCGCCGCTTCAtcagaaatgaaatttatagggtttaaagtgttggcagggggggTTGGGGTCCTCCCACAGGggatttttgacaatttttagaaatggtgcattttgtgcgtattatattacttttcttctatattgaaataagaaggattACAGCTCCTATGAACAGTATTCTCACAAATAAAGATATGTGTTGTTTCAAGTCAAAACCTTTATGTTATTTCCGGTGAAAAAagtactcgacagcgccaccagtACTTGACAGCACcatcactagagcaacagcgccaccacttttattattatctggatatttaaaaaaaaatatatatttgcatgcGCCAGAATGTCCTTACAGTGTGTAAGCAATGAAGTATACTTGAAATGCtagcagatctcaaaatatgcacaagtccaaTTCAgtagaaaagctcctggcaccacagtttgcacaatattgaaacggtATCGTAGCCAACCTGTATTTTAAGTGTTAATTAAGttaccaaataaaatttaaatcatactCACATTTGTAGAAGTACCAAGGAAGTGTTGACAGCTCATTTTTTTGCACCACCgttaagtggtggagctggcatTAAGTGGCCGTGCACTTACACTATTCAATAAAGTTTGAATGAACAGCAAAAAATGTGGACTGCGGTAAATACTGCTCATAAAATACAGTCTGTAATGATTGAGGTTGGTTCTGcacataatattaataaatacgATCTGAAACAAggttaaatatatcaatgtgtCCAATCATTACGAGGTGTAGTGGCagaagtaacgttggttagtggttGAATAACGCCGGTTTGTGGATGAAAACAAGACCAGAGGTaagtaatttaaatgtttgttcatgAGGATAAGTGCAAGATGACCTCCGTTTACAGTATTATTCCGTGTGTGTACAGGGCACGACACTAACTTTTTTATTTGGTGACATGCTGAATCACCCACCTAGAAAATTTGGGTGACCGGTAAAAAAATGAGGGTGTGTCTTTCAAAAATCTGACACTCCCGAAGCCTAAATCCACATTACAAAAATATCTGAAGAAGTTCAAAATTATTGTCAGTTGTGTTAAACTCCGATCTCTGGACCAAACATTGTTAtcttattattttactttttgttttcttagtatttttcaatttaaacaatgtaattTCTTTAGAAAcagttttgaacattttgaataagagtgtcgctTTAAGTAATGTTGTATGATGTGATGGACTTGTCATATTTTGCAGTGAGGTAAAGCTGGTTGCACAGTCTTTTTTCAAgttctattttttaaagcaatctACCAACTGAATTTGTTCAATTTGACAATAAATCTGTACATTATTGCtctgtttaatttaaagatgccATAAGAATGAACTCCTAGTGAAATTCAGTAATTTTATATAGTGTACCATATTCACAGCTGCTGTATCTGAATTTTTGAAAATCACACTACCTAAAAGTATTCATGTTTATgttcttttcatattttttggtAACTACTTaatcaaagtttatttaaaaaaaaaaccacataatatattcaatatctCCCTATATCAAAAAGAATATAGACAGTCTGAAGTATGATTTctgtcaaaaaatatattttccagcAGTATTGCTTgacaagggagatcactgcttCAGAAATTATCAATACTGATGAGAAATTATCCAGAAGTCTGTAAACAGTGTCCAGGTAAACATTAACCccacaatttttttaatcatcaagccctatattttcatcaccaATCAGGCTATCTCAAAGGAGTTTTTCGGATCCTGGATCGTTTTTCATCGCCTCGGGGGATTGGGCTATCTTTATTTCGCACACTGTAgcaaacagtattaaaatacaCTACACATAAGAGATTTCATACAGACAAAAATTATCTTGccattttatgttcttttttttctaacttttaaagttttaaagttaGTGGATCATACTTTCCATATAAAAGCTCTTGTTTTTTTCCCTGAATAATTGGAGAACCAGTGACATTGTGAAGGAAACTGAATACATACATGGAATAATTACAGGAGGTCATCTTGAACTTATCCTCGTGAACAAACATTTCAGTTTCTCGAATACTTGAATAATGAATTTCTTACCTCCCATCTTGTTTTCCACCACAAACCGGCGTTATTCAACCACTAACCAACATTACTTCCACCACTACACCTTAAACAATTGGACATACAGTGTatatagtcattctaaaatgccgtccaggcttttttttttaatgatggttagcctggaccaggctaaccatcattaaaaaaaaagcctggacgacattttagaatgactaacaGTGTATATAGACAATAACTGGTAGAACACTGAGATATCTGGTATTTTCAGGTTTACAAGTTGAAAGCTTGATTTTGTCTTTGTGAATATCAATTTCTATGGTccttaaaacatgaaacatttatatttctcATCATGTGCAGTACCTTTCAAAATGCTACAGGTACACCTGATGTCATCATTATTCAAAAATAGgataatacaaaaatgtatatttaataatttagcaCTTTTTACATAAGATTTGGCTGAGGTAGGTTTTGTGTGCTATAAATAACTAGGAGGTAGCTGAAACGAGGTAGTCCTCCGTTTTCCAGTGAAATGAACTGGTAGCACAACGGTAGATCTGGCTCTTCCAGCGAGGTAGCAGGCGCGCATACTTGCAGATGTTCAATGGCTGTGATATCTTGATTTTGCAGTTGATCCTGATCGGGCTCTGAGTCATCTGCAGGTTGATATGTCTCCTGGCATATCGGTGAGTTTTCAGGCGGTGGGGTGTCTGTGAGGAGGTTAGTCGGTTGCTGGTTATGTGGTTGAGCTATAGGTGTTCTTCGGCCATTCTGATTCCTTCTTGGTCCCATGTCCAGGTACTGATTGGCAATTGGGGGGGAAGAAAGATACCTCTGTTGAATGCCTCTATGATTTTGCTCAGGAGGCTGGCTAAGAGGCAACTGTTTTGGAGAATTTATGTCGCTTTTTTGGCCATTTGTAGTATTagattttgtatgtttttctgACGCAGCAGTAGAACTTTGTGCCGATGCCTCATCTGATAAAACTCTTGGGTCATCAAGATGATTTATTTCCCCTGATGTTGTTTCAGTCGATGTGCTTGAGGCTTGAGCTTGTGTGGACTGGCTTGCCCTCGAATTATTTCTGTCAGAATCTGTCACCTGTTTATTATGGGACATGTTGAGGCTTGTCAAAGTGCAATCGAAAACTGGGATTTAGTTGTGTAATGTAGGAATGTCACAAGATGAGGTAGACTGGTGTGGGGACCACTGCACTGCCAACTAAAGTCTGAAGTAAGAAAAAAAGGTTTGCTATAATAAATGTACCTACAAACTTGATTTGTGAAGGGAGTTgagaataaaaatgttttatgtgagGGGAATTTCTGGAAGAACAGTTTTAGTTTTATCATAATTGTTCCTGAtgcttttatgtttattttgaaatgaaatgtatttattcatttgtttcaattGATTCCAAGTCTGATAACTTACCCACCTCGTAATTGTGTAAGAGTGTTCTGCTAGCACAGTGTGTATGCTCCATGTACAGTTGAACACAAACTGAAAAAGAATGTAATAAATAGAATGCATACTGTAAAATATGTCATATGGAGGGCTTATTGCAAGAATGTTGAAACACCTTCTACTGTgggtgtataccacgtgatattaattgcattataaatgctaggttggaaggcaatattttgcttcacatgaagactttaaacaaagtttactTCATTATTTATTCACCATTATAAATGAGACATAATGCAGTCcatgccgcttacagagccccaccttcggtcttttactagagtttgattgagaatttagtttcttaaaacactttgacaaaccttttcacaatatggccatctgacggagcactgtcaaaacattatttcagaaacgggtttgtcaaagtgttcgatgaaactaatcaccttatcaaacttcggcaATAAAATGAAAGGGGGGCTCTTTTAGCGGCatagtctttattttaagcagaatgttgccttccgatgtaacaaaaatatgacataatttatcacatggtatacacacccTTTTCTATCTCTGTATAGAGTAACACCTGTCTTGCAGTAATGCTatgtttacactatgttcccggtggccacAGCAGCCCTGTTTCAGACCACTGTGGAGAAAACGGGATAAACATGAGACAACGCGGGGGAACGAGATATGCAAATGTGACAGAACGTTATTGCTGTGCATGCCGGGCCagaattttaaactgtcaaaaaattCGCCACAGCAGCCACGGTGTGGATGATACACGTAGTAGGTCGTAGTAAAACAGGGTATACGTAATGACACGTGACAGTACGTTATAGGACGTTACACAACTTATAAATCGTCCGTAGGGGGGCGGGAATCATATGTAATCCCCGGCAACTAAAGTTCCTTTCCAGTTTTGTCACGTTGTGCTTTGTTTTGTCACGGTTTTCACGGCAAGCTAGATTTTATTTATACTGTGGACACAAACGTAATACAAAGTTCTACGGTGTTCACGTTCGATGCATAGGAAGCCTTGACAAAACGTGGAAAAGGCATCAGACCTGAATGAAGACGTGAACAACGTGAGGGATCCCATCAGAACGTAACGGACCGGGACACAACGTACATGCATCCCTGGTAGACCGCGCCCGGACCTTAGTGC
The sequence above is drawn from the Mya arenaria isolate MELC-2E11 chromosome 14, ASM2691426v1 genome and encodes:
- the LOC128218438 gene encoding uncharacterized protein LOC128218438; the protein is MSHNKQVTDSDRNNSRASQSTQAQASSTSTETTSGEINHLDDPRVLSDEASAQSSTAASEKHTKSNTTNGQKSDINSPKQLPLSQPPEQNHRGIQQRYLSSPPIANQYLDMGPRRNQNGRRTPIAQPHNQQPTNLLTDTPPPENSPICQETYQPADDSEPDQDQLQNQDITAIEHLQVCAPATSLEEPDLPLCYQFISLENGGLPRFSYLLVIYSTQNLPQPNLM